One window from the genome of Lentibacillus daqui encodes:
- a CDS encoding Hsp20/alpha crystallin family protein — translation MDMEKLRQWMEMAQKYQNGNFWDAIFDQYPGMDQQNTNGDQQNMGATGQNDDVYTEESPKHHTSAEFPLADIFVTDTQIMIIIELPGLKKEDIQLSLSGNKLLVKGESKMPIVSGSPFLKERKYGEFERQIELPEPTESKDMQAKFDNGLLLVTYIRKYNQHEPISIQ, via the coding sequence ATGGACATGGAAAAACTCAGACAATGGATGGAGATGGCGCAAAAATACCAAAACGGTAACTTTTGGGATGCTATCTTTGATCAATATCCTGGTATGGACCAGCAAAACACAAATGGAGACCAACAAAATATGGGGGCAACGGGGCAAAATGATGATGTATATACAGAAGAATCACCGAAGCATCATACCTCGGCCGAATTCCCCCTGGCTGATATTTTTGTTACGGACACGCAAATAATGATTATTATTGAACTACCCGGGTTGAAGAAAGAGGATATTCAATTGTCCCTTTCCGGAAATAAATTGCTTGTCAAAGGAGAAAGTAAGATGCCTATTGTGTCGGGATCACCCTTCCTAAAAGAACGGAAATATGGTGAATTTGAAAGACAGATTGAGCTGCCGGAGCCCACTGAAAGCAAAGACATGCAAGCCAAATTTGACAATGGTCTCCTGCTGGTTACATATATTAGAAAATATAACCAGCATGAACCAATTTCCATCCAATAA
- a CDS encoding nucleotidyltransferase substrate binding protein, protein MEPSKEVRWRQRFENFERSFKLLNKYATQSVETELEWAGVIQFFEMTFELSWKVLKDYLEAQGYVVKSPREAIKQAYQIDLIDDGHVWMDALSKRNLMTHTYDEQMAKEFVDEIANVFLPQLKILYEKLQEERE, encoded by the coding sequence ATGGAACCGTCAAAAGAGGTACGGTGGCGACAGCGGTTTGAAAACTTCGAACGATCGTTCAAACTGTTGAATAAATATGCTACACAATCCGTTGAAACGGAATTAGAGTGGGCTGGGGTCATTCAGTTTTTTGAAATGACATTTGAACTATCGTGGAAAGTTCTAAAAGACTACCTGGAAGCACAAGGGTATGTAGTAAAGAGTCCAAGAGAAGCGATTAAACAGGCATATCAAATTGACTTAATTGATGACGGACATGTCTGGATGGATGCTTTATCCAAACGTAATTTAATGACTCATACATATGATGAACAGATGGCAAAGGAATTTGTCGATGAAATTGCAAACGTATTTTTGCCGCAGTTGAAGATATTGTATGAAAAACTTCAGGAGGAAAGAGAATAA
- a CDS encoding ABC transporter ATP-binding protein — protein MGNNKQVGLKPFFSLILSTNIPKVALTIGLIASILTTIAGLVVPLLTKQLVDGFSASSLSIPLITAIACAFIIQAVVNGLSTYLLTAVGQKIVANLRENMWVKLIRLPISYFDKTSSGETVSRVVNDTNIVKDLISEHFPQFVTGIISIIGAVAILLIMDWKMTLIMLLAVPITVAAMVPLGKKMVKISRGLQDETAVFTGNVQQTLGEARLMKASNAEQNEEAKGLAGIKKLLGFGLQEARIFALVAPLMSLIVMVVMVTIIGYGGMRVASGTMTTGSLVAFLLYLFQIIMPITAFAMFFTQLQKAKGATERIIDILELPLEIGQTGMEMDIANLPIHVENVSFAYQADEPVLRQVSFTANPGDKIAFAGPSGGGKTTMFGLLERFYEPATGVIRIGNTDIQDLSLKSWRSQIGYVPQDSAMMAGTIRENLCYGLENEEQIPDELLWRVAEMAYAAQFIKTFPKGLYTEVGERGVKLSGGQRQRIAIARAFLRDPKILMMDEATASLDSQSEKAVQQALTQLMKGRTTFVIAHRLSTIVDADKIIFIEKGQVTGSGTHQELIQSHALYREFSEQQLV, from the coding sequence ATGGGAAATAACAAACAAGTCGGTCTTAAGCCATTTTTCTCGCTTATTTTATCAACAAACATTCCAAAAGTTGCGTTAACAATCGGCTTAATCGCAAGCATCCTCACAACAATCGCCGGTCTGGTCGTTCCATTACTGACCAAACAATTAGTCGACGGCTTTTCCGCTTCCTCGCTAAGCATCCCACTTATTACGGCGATTGCTTGTGCCTTTATTATCCAGGCTGTCGTCAATGGATTGTCCACGTATCTGTTAACTGCAGTCGGCCAAAAAATCGTAGCCAATCTTCGGGAAAATATGTGGGTAAAACTCATCCGCCTGCCCATTAGTTATTTTGACAAAACTTCAAGCGGCGAAACAGTCAGCCGCGTGGTAAACGACACGAATATCGTCAAAGACTTAATTTCGGAGCATTTTCCACAATTTGTTACAGGTATCATCTCGATCATAGGAGCAGTCGCTATCCTCCTAATAATGGATTGGAAAATGACACTTATTATGCTCCTTGCTGTTCCGATTACAGTGGCAGCAATGGTCCCGCTTGGCAAAAAGATGGTCAAGATTTCGCGTGGACTTCAGGATGAAACAGCTGTCTTTACTGGTAACGTCCAGCAGACACTTGGCGAAGCACGCTTAATGAAAGCCTCGAATGCAGAACAAAACGAAGAAGCAAAAGGACTGGCAGGAATCAAGAAATTGCTCGGATTTGGCTTACAGGAGGCTCGTATTTTTGCACTGGTCGCACCACTTATGTCCCTCATCGTCATGGTCGTAATGGTGACGATCATTGGTTACGGTGGTATGCGTGTGGCAAGTGGAACGATGACAACTGGATCCCTCGTTGCCTTTTTACTTTACCTTTTCCAAATCATTATGCCAATTACCGCTTTTGCCATGTTTTTTACCCAATTACAAAAAGCAAAAGGCGCCACGGAAAGGATTATCGATATCTTGGAGCTGCCACTGGAAATTGGTCAAACCGGTATGGAAATGGATATTGCAAACCTGCCAATCCATGTTGAGAACGTATCATTCGCCTATCAAGCGGATGAACCCGTGCTTAGACAAGTATCTTTTACCGCTAACCCCGGCGACAAGATTGCTTTTGCCGGTCCGAGCGGCGGCGGAAAAACAACCATGTTCGGACTACTTGAGCGTTTTTACGAACCGGCAACAGGTGTCATCCGCATTGGAAACACCGATATTCAAGATTTGTCCCTGAAATCTTGGCGGAGTCAAATCGGCTATGTCCCCCAAGATAGCGCCATGATGGCCGGGACGATACGCGAAAATTTGTGTTACGGTCTGGAAAATGAAGAACAAATACCTGATGAACTATTATGGCGTGTTGCCGAAATGGCGTACGCTGCCCAATTCATCAAAACTTTTCCAAAGGGATTATATACAGAGGTTGGGGAACGCGGCGTGAAGCTATCTGGTGGTCAGCGCCAACGCATCGCCATCGCTCGGGCATTCCTGCGCGATCCGAAAATCCTAATGATGGACGAGGCAACCGCCAGCTTGGACAGTCAATCGGAAAAAGCTGTCCAACAAGCTTTAACACAATTAATGAAAGGACGAACGACATTTGTTATTGCCCACCGACTTTCAACAATCGTCGATGCAGATAAAATTATTTTCATTGAAAAAGGCCAAGTAACAGGCAGTGGGACACACCAGGAATTAATCCAGTCACATGCATTGTACCGTGAATTTTCTGAACAACAACTTGTGTAG
- the modB gene encoding molybdate ABC transporter permease subunit — translation MDSLWNELTTNEFLSPIWLSIKVAVIAGIIVILTGTIVGRILARKRFRGKAVLETILMLPLVLPPTVVGFFLIVIFGRQSVVGRMIEWVFQQPVIFTWVAAVIASVVVAFPLMYQSAKSGFQGIDQGIEEAARVDGAKEWKLFFLISIPLASKALISGSILSVARALGEFGATLMFAGNIPGETQTIPTAIYIAIDSGNMQMAWMWVLAIVLISFVMLWSVQRK, via the coding sequence ATGGATTCACTGTGGAATGAACTAACGACGAATGAATTTCTGAGCCCGATTTGGCTATCCATAAAAGTTGCGGTGATTGCTGGGATTATCGTAATTTTAACCGGCACGATTGTTGGTCGAATTTTGGCTCGCAAACGTTTCAGGGGCAAGGCTGTCTTGGAAACGATCCTGATGTTGCCATTGGTTCTTCCACCCACTGTTGTCGGGTTTTTCCTAATTGTTATTTTCGGTAGGCAAAGTGTTGTGGGACGAATGATTGAATGGGTTTTCCAGCAACCGGTTATTTTCACTTGGGTGGCTGCCGTGATTGCCTCCGTTGTGGTAGCCTTTCCGCTTATGTACCAATCAGCAAAGTCCGGTTTTCAAGGCATTGACCAGGGGATTGAGGAAGCGGCTAGAGTGGACGGTGCAAAGGAATGGAAGCTGTTTTTTCTGATTTCCATCCCGTTAGCATCAAAGGCGCTCATTTCCGGAAGTATTCTAAGTGTGGCACGGGCATTGGGTGAGTTTGGGGCGACATTGATGTTTGCCGGCAATATTCCCGGGGAGACGCAAACGATCCCGACGGCCATTTACATTGCGATTGATTCGGGAAATATGCAAATGGCCTGGATGTGGGTGCTGGCGATTGTCCTGATTTCGTTTGTGATGTTGTGGTCGGTTCAGCGGAAATAG
- the modA gene encoding molybdate ABC transporter substrate-binding protein has protein sequence MWKQLKLVAVIAFLLVVIVACSNTENTDQSSRSKKAKEKIELTISAAASLKDAMTEIQDTYKKEHPEVALKFNFAGSGSLQQQISQGAPVDLFFSAAEDKFDRLVDEGKISKKDGVDLLGNSLVLVVPNKKSSISSFKDLTKADIDQIAIGIPESVPAGKYAKESLEKMEIWNDVEPKIVYAKDVRQVLSYVETGNVAAGVVYKTDAVISDKVTIAATADAKTHTPIIYPLGIVKDTKHREEARDFYQYLQSDEALKVFEKYGFTVE, from the coding sequence ATGTGGAAACAGCTTAAACTTGTGGCGGTGATTGCTTTTTTATTGGTGGTTATTGTTGCATGTTCCAATACTGAAAATACCGATCAATCATCCAGGAGCAAGAAGGCTAAGGAAAAGATAGAATTAACCATTTCCGCGGCAGCCAGCTTAAAGGATGCGATGACGGAGATTCAGGATACATATAAGAAAGAGCACCCTGAAGTGGCGTTGAAATTCAACTTTGCCGGTTCGGGTTCCTTACAGCAGCAAATTTCGCAAGGGGCTCCGGTTGATTTGTTCTTCTCCGCGGCGGAGGATAAATTTGATCGGCTGGTGGATGAAGGAAAGATCAGCAAGAAGGACGGTGTGGATCTCCTTGGTAATTCGCTTGTCCTGGTTGTCCCCAATAAAAAAAGTTCCATAAGCAGCTTTAAGGATTTAACAAAAGCGGATATCGATCAAATTGCGATTGGAATACCCGAATCGGTACCAGCGGGCAAGTATGCAAAGGAGTCCCTGGAAAAAATGGAGATTTGGAATGATGTCGAACCGAAAATAGTTTATGCCAAAGATGTACGGCAGGTATTGTCTTATGTGGAGACGGGAAATGTGGCAGCGGGGGTGGTTTATAAAACTGATGCAGTGATTTCGGACAAGGTAACAATCGCGGCCACTGCTGATGCCAAGACCCACACGCCAATCATTTATCCACTTGGCATTGTCAAAGACACGAAACACAGGGAGGAAGCAAGGGATTTTTATCAGTATTTGCAAAGTGATGAAGCATTAAAGGTGTTTGAAAAATATGGATTCACTGTGGAATGA
- a CDS encoding MBL fold metallo-hydrolase encodes MKVTVLGGGSEIGASCLHIQLGETNILIDAGMRMHGEDQLPMLGMTDELGKPDVILVTHAHADHIGALPVVHALYPDVPIYATPPTADLMQLMMKDSYKILTEQSRLNQTLMPYTEEQMQQMLKQVLVLPANGVMKIGQTTVTAYRAGHIMGAVMFLLENNGERLLVTGDLSFSGGRTIPGAKVAENIQPDVVVMESTYGNRLHADRNMEEKRLAQHVAQTIEDGGFALIPAFALGRAQEVLLVLQDYMEKGLIPTFPIYVDGLVTPVSRIYRNYPHYLKGPVAHRVRTNGDAFLTEGRCIPVDPKERKNVINGQPACIVASSGMLTGGASAWYAKHLVTDKKNAVYLTGYQDEESPGKKLLALAAGEEDTLDIDGESYQVNCQVDKFGLSAHADASEMTRFIETLNPTYTLLVHGDDDARVALGDKIHPRFHPLLTENGETYPFDKRKEGKGVVGKKYKRNREQERLRSYIGHVLLYKKEADETLKFGLCQNVHPKIATFYCDTPKGKLDKVEANRMMETLGPWGLSIEKFADVANRVLTFSRPYLENVNWDLVPDYTLSLQEIFQRLGIEDEAQQFAVALALQSIPDSHRHVDVEGRVGYKLDQKLRFQLSNLDLPIQAKKMNANHAMDKIRDYFADHPRFLRCGVKENGTENEHMLLSFDFPDSISDKEQKQISRDLMKQTGWNVAFSDSVRHEAFQPLLASLLEKNVAMPSVHIHDATVVTKEAKPENSAHIAEQFKQTTGFTLVFAEDAHAVKGTSGGASGSDDVYTPEVGIEPLENNQAIAVAKQYGEDYGVTIFKTGMKQAGGQPLMELHFISPEVAQRYGEMMQALSNEIGMAVTYAKSPKQNEIIRITNQAIPPEWEQKGNPSVHMDKAEVSVKVGNEPGEEAFATVSREIEAETGYSLRLK; translated from the coding sequence ATGAAAGTAACGGTTCTTGGTGGAGGAAGCGAAATAGGTGCTTCCTGTTTACATATTCAATTGGGCGAGACAAATATTTTGATTGATGCCGGGATGCGGATGCATGGGGAGGATCAGCTGCCGATGCTGGGAATGACAGACGAGCTCGGTAAGCCGGATGTGATTCTGGTCACCCATGCACATGCGGATCACATTGGTGCGTTGCCGGTCGTTCATGCGTTATATCCGGATGTTCCGATCTACGCGACGCCGCCGACTGCTGATTTGATGCAACTGATGATGAAAGATTCCTATAAAATTTTGACAGAGCAAAGCCGGTTGAATCAGACGCTGATGCCATATACAGAAGAGCAGATGCAGCAAATGCTGAAACAAGTGCTTGTTTTGCCGGCAAATGGTGTGATGAAAATAGGTCAGACGACGGTAACTGCTTATCGTGCCGGACATATTATGGGTGCGGTGATGTTTTTGCTGGAGAATAACGGTGAGCGTCTACTGGTGACCGGGGATTTATCGTTTAGTGGCGGGCGGACAATCCCAGGTGCCAAGGTGGCGGAAAATATCCAGCCTGATGTGGTGGTGATGGAATCGACTTATGGTAATCGTTTGCACGCGGATCGGAATATGGAGGAAAAGCGGCTGGCACAACATGTGGCGCAAACGATTGAGGATGGCGGATTTGCTTTGATTCCGGCGTTTGCACTTGGCCGGGCGCAGGAGGTTCTGTTGGTTTTACAAGATTACATGGAAAAAGGGCTGATTCCGACATTTCCAATTTATGTGGATGGTCTGGTCACACCGGTCAGCCGAATTTATCGCAATTACCCGCATTACCTGAAAGGCCCGGTTGCACATCGGGTGCGGACAAATGGGGATGCGTTTTTAACCGAGGGCAGGTGCATACCGGTTGACCCGAAAGAACGGAAAAACGTAATAAACGGTCAACCTGCCTGTATTGTTGCGTCATCGGGAATGCTAACCGGCGGGGCGAGTGCTTGGTACGCGAAACATTTGGTCACGGATAAAAAGAATGCAGTTTATCTGACCGGTTATCAAGACGAGGAAAGCCCGGGTAAAAAATTGCTGGCACTTGCTGCGGGTGAGGAAGATACGCTGGATATTGATGGCGAATCTTATCAGGTGAATTGCCAAGTGGATAAATTTGGCTTGTCCGCACATGCGGATGCGAGTGAGATGACCCGATTTATTGAAACGCTGAATCCAACGTATACCCTTTTAGTGCACGGAGATGATGATGCGCGGGTTGCGTTGGGTGATAAAATTCATCCCCGTTTTCATCCACTGTTAACAGAAAATGGAGAAACGTATCCTTTTGATAAACGGAAAGAAGGAAAGGGCGTTGTTGGCAAAAAATACAAACGGAATCGTGAACAGGAGCGGCTCCGCAGTTATATTGGTCATGTACTACTATATAAGAAAGAGGCAGATGAAACATTAAAATTTGGCCTCTGTCAAAACGTGCATCCGAAAATCGCGACATTTTACTGCGACACGCCAAAAGGAAAGCTGGATAAAGTGGAGGCCAATCGTATGATGGAAACACTTGGCCCGTGGGGATTATCCATAGAAAAATTTGCAGATGTAGCCAATCGCGTATTGACTTTTAGCCGTCCATATCTGGAAAACGTGAATTGGGATCTGGTGCCCGATTATACCTTGTCGTTGCAGGAAATTTTCCAGCGGCTTGGGATTGAAGATGAAGCACAGCAATTTGCCGTTGCCTTGGCACTGCAAAGTATCCCAGATTCACATCGACATGTAGATGTGGAAGGACGCGTTGGGTACAAACTGGATCAGAAGCTACGGTTTCAACTGAGCAATTTGGACTTGCCCATCCAGGCGAAAAAAATGAATGCCAATCATGCGATGGACAAGATCCGCGACTATTTTGCCGATCACCCACGATTCTTGCGCTGTGGCGTGAAGGAAAATGGAACGGAAAATGAGCACATGCTGTTGTCGTTTGATTTTCCCGATAGTATTTCCGATAAAGAGCAAAAACAGATTTCCCGGGATTTGATGAAGCAAACTGGCTGGAATGTGGCATTTTCTGATTCCGTCCGGCACGAAGCATTCCAGCCACTGCTTGCATCACTGTTGGAAAAGAATGTTGCCATGCCATCGGTTCACATTCATGATGCCACGGTTGTGACCAAAGAAGCGAAACCGGAAAATAGCGCGCACATCGCCGAGCAATTTAAACAAACCACCGGATTTACACTCGTGTTTGCCGAAGATGCGCATGCTGTTAAGGGGACTAGCGGTGGTGCAAGTGGTTCGGATGACGTGTACACTCCTGAAGTCGGTATTGAGCCGTTGGAAAATAATCAGGCTATTGCAGTCGCCAAACAATATGGTGAAGATTACGGTGTGACCATCTTCAAAACAGGAATGAAACAAGCTGGCGGTCAACCGTTGATGGAATTGCATTTTATATCGCCGGAAGTTGCCCAGCGATATGGCGAGATGATGCAGGCGTTGAGCAATGAAATCGGTATGGCCGTAACGTATGCCAAATCCCCGAAACAAAATGAAATCATCCGCATCACCAATCAAGCTATCCCACCTGAATGGGAACAAAAAGGCAACCCATCCGTACACATGGACAAAGCGGAAGTTTCCGTTAAAGTGGGGAATGAACCTGGCGAGGAAGCATTTGCAACAGTTAGCAGGGAGATTGAAGCGGAGACTGGATATTCGTTGCGATTGAAATAG
- a CDS encoding superoxide dismutase family protein, with protein sequence MKRRISLLFLLTIAVVLTACGGNADNDNADSRNNTVKKDADAQQVNKDENTQKVNVDLNNGDGESVGTATLNQVSDGVEIMIEGKNLPKGTHAFHIHEKGQCEAPDFESAGGHYNPDDTNHGFDDPDGPHAGDMPNIVVGNDGTVKQSFLVENVSLEKGENNSLLTDEGTSLVIHEGADDGKSQPAGDAGDRLACGSISESSGTAMHQ encoded by the coding sequence ATGAAACGCAGGATTTCCCTTTTATTTCTATTAACTATTGCGGTTGTTTTAACTGCATGTGGTGGAAACGCAGATAATGACAACGCAGACAGTCGGAACAACACGGTTAAAAAAGATGCCGACGCCCAACAAGTAAACAAGGATGAGAATACCCAAAAGGTTAACGTTGACCTAAATAACGGTGATGGTGAGTCGGTTGGGACGGCAACATTAAATCAGGTTTCGGATGGGGTTGAAATCATGATTGAAGGAAAAAACCTCCCAAAAGGCACCCACGCTTTTCATATCCATGAAAAAGGACAATGTGAGGCGCCAGACTTCGAATCAGCAGGAGGCCATTACAATCCGGATGATACCAATCATGGGTTTGATGACCCGGATGGACCACACGCTGGCGACATGCCAAATATTGTGGTAGGGAATGATGGCACGGTGAAACAGTCATTTCTGGTTGAAAATGTATCATTGGAAAAAGGCGAGAATAACTCTTTACTAACCGATGAAGGAACATCCCTCGTCATTCATGAAGGTGCTGATGACGGAAAATCACAGCCTGCTGGAGACGCAGGTGACCGACTGGCATGCGGTTCTATAAGCGAGTCATCGGGAACAGCGATGCATCAATGA
- a CDS encoding polymorphic toxin type 50 domain-containing protein has translation MEPFQIPTVNNLINSLKKSVPEVGAVQDSAGGQYWFVRKQDRNDFNKKKTDGQVFGVINGFEAKVHPGKQGKHIQGHSNYKKGKSIFNGDAQKLLDEKAGTGQWLGANKERVDFGQVIGKYVDPITGEYYETTKGIIHYSKNGAHIVPSNPISW, from the coding sequence GTGGAACCATTCCAGATTCCGACAGTTAATAATTTGATAAACTCGTTGAAAAAGAGCGTTCCAGAAGTTGGGGCTGTGCAGGATAGTGCTGGTGGGCAGTATTGGTTTGTGCGGAAGCAAGATAGAAATGACTTCAATAAAAAGAAAACTGATGGCCAAGTCTTTGGGGTAATAAATGGTTTTGAGGCTAAAGTGCACCCGGGTAAGCAAGGAAAACATATACAAGGGCATTCAAATTATAAAAAGGGAAAGAGTATTTTTAACGGCGATGCGCAAAAATTATTGGATGAAAAAGCAGGAACTGGGCAATGGCTAGGAGCAAATAAGGAAAGGGTGGACTTTGGACAAGTAATAGGTAAATATGTCGATCCTATAACTGGGGAGTATTATGAAACTACTAAGGGAATTATACATTATTCAAAAAATGGTGCACATATTGTACCTTCGAATCCTATTAGTTGGTAA
- a CDS encoding ribonuclease YeeF family protein — MRNTSNRELQLWVTGTKEPSLCPIWGCWFIKVLDVYQLLKRIRETGKRLHSLGEQVQDLKKRVMAVVTLDDSFRGKGAQAIRSFYKELHLPFLLFLEGFIADYQDVLKGMESELLAMEPDENGYIHQEFLEGDLVDGLKKAEQMTTALTDETNAAIKSIRDIVSLPTVDDEEFLFTLTQGRSQIYETVEKLHAYDADQTAKLEHVEHDIQVMKQYLQKINEKQVSGDLSIAGYSVKQLSGVDAYDELLKGLKGKRASNAFSRDNLMTYGVKGFLTRFLNIPIPGAVVKYAQKKFEMRTMDYSLRSMQTLLDIGGSSIS; from the coding sequence TTGCGAAATACATCAAATAGAGAATTGCAACTGTGGGTTACCGGGACAAAGGAACCGTCCCTGTGTCCCATTTGGGGGTGTTGGTTTATTAAGGTTTTAGATGTTTATCAGTTATTGAAAAGAATTAGAGAAACAGGGAAGCGCTTACATAGTTTGGGTGAACAGGTTCAGGACCTAAAGAAGCGGGTGATGGCGGTTGTGACACTGGATGATTCGTTTCGTGGGAAGGGTGCGCAGGCGATTCGTTCGTTTTATAAGGAATTGCATCTGCCCTTTTTGCTGTTTTTGGAGGGGTTTATTGCTGATTATCAGGATGTGTTAAAAGGTATGGAAAGTGAACTGCTGGCGATGGAGCCTGATGAAAATGGTTATATTCACCAGGAGTTTCTAGAAGGTGATTTGGTCGATGGGTTGAAAAAGGCGGAGCAGATGACAACTGCTTTGACGGATGAAACCAACGCAGCGATTAAATCTATTCGAGATATTGTATCGCTTCCGACTGTCGATGATGAGGAATTCCTGTTCACGTTGACCCAAGGAAGAAGCCAAATTTACGAAACGGTAGAAAAGCTACATGCATACGATGCCGACCAAACAGCCAAGTTGGAACATGTGGAACATGATATTCAGGTGATGAAACAATATTTGCAGAAGATCAATGAAAAGCAGGTTAGCGGTGATCTAAGCATTGCTGGTTATTCAGTGAAACAGCTGTCTGGTGTCGATGCGTATGATGAATTGCTCAAAGGCCTAAAGGGTAAGAGGGCGAGTAATGCCTTTTCCCGTGATAATCTAATGACTTATGGTGTTAAGGGATTTTTGACGCGGTTTTTGAACATACCGATACCAGGTGCTGTGGTGAAATATGCGCAGAAAAAATTTGAGATGCGCACCATGGATTATAGTCTGCGATCCATGCAAACGTTACTTGATATAGGCGGTAGCTCCATTTCTTGA
- a CDS encoding NADPH-dependent FMN reductase, producing MKLVGVSGALAGDKTSLAVNDVLVAAKLIDSSIQTELIDLRDYEVEFSVGAPLSDYNDDTWNVVNKMLSADFLVFGTPIYQASISGALKNLLDLFPENAFKYKVTGIVATGWSNKHFLVPEYQLKPVLSYFKGLIPTGNVFIQNDSFNEESDEIIDRNVSERIKKLADEMIYLQRGINNR from the coding sequence TTGAAACTTGTCGGAGTATCAGGAGCATTAGCCGGTGACAAGACATCTCTGGCTGTAAACGATGTGTTGGTTGCGGCCAAATTGATTGACTCATCTATACAGACGGAGTTGATTGACTTACGGGACTATGAAGTGGAATTTTCTGTGGGTGCCCCATTATCGGATTATAACGATGATACCTGGAATGTTGTGAATAAGATGCTGTCCGCCGATTTTTTGGTATTTGGCACACCCATTTATCAGGCATCCATTTCAGGAGCATTAAAAAACTTGTTAGACCTTTTTCCTGAAAATGCCTTTAAATATAAAGTAACCGGTATTGTCGCAACTGGTTGGTCCAATAAACATTTCTTGGTGCCGGAATATCAATTAAAGCCGGTCCTTTCTTATTTTAAAGGATTGATTCCAACAGGCAACGTCTTTATCCAAAATGATTCCTTTAATGAAGAAAGCGATGAAATTATTGATCGTAACGTTTCAGAAAGGATTAAAAAACTTGCCGATGAAATGATTTATCTGCAGCGAGGGATTAATAATAGATAG
- a CDS encoding gluconate 2-dehydrogenase subunit 3 family protein: protein MTDKRDNDQDPKKDNPENHSGDQHDDVTHDPSRRRFLKNSGMVAGGVIGGGLLGGFLTNQFTSNEEAKTPKTQSKKENTADYQNARQFFHRIGDFTVLEAAVERIYPKDDNGPGAIELGVPYFIDNQLAGLWGINGRDYRHRPFIYQKKNRSNEGQADQSMLDRGQIFLNGLRKMNDESKKRFDTTFDKADEDQQIEILQDFEHDKVKMQGVSAADFFTLLRQATLEGCYADPLYGGNKNMDGWRMKEFPGSQPSYTNIISNEKFDKIEPMSLKQYQGH from the coding sequence ATGACAGATAAGCGTGATAATGATCAGGATCCCAAAAAGGACAATCCGGAAAATCATTCAGGTGACCAACATGATGATGTTACACATGACCCCAGTCGCCGCCGCTTTCTCAAAAACAGCGGGATGGTAGCTGGCGGTGTGATTGGCGGGGGATTACTTGGCGGTTTTTTAACTAATCAGTTCACATCAAACGAAGAGGCGAAAACACCAAAAACACAATCAAAGAAAGAAAATACAGCTGACTATCAAAACGCGCGGCAATTTTTCCATCGCATCGGGGACTTCACGGTATTGGAAGCGGCCGTCGAACGAATTTATCCCAAGGATGATAATGGGCCGGGTGCAATCGAGCTTGGTGTACCCTATTTTATTGATAATCAGCTAGCCGGTCTTTGGGGCATTAACGGCAGAGATTACCGGCATCGCCCGTTTATTTATCAGAAAAAAAATCGGAGTAATGAAGGTCAGGCCGATCAGTCTATGCTGGATCGCGGGCAGATTTTTCTCAATGGGCTGCGAAAAATGAATGATGAAAGTAAAAAACGCTTCGATACAACGTTTGATAAGGCTGATGAAGATCAGCAAATTGAAATTTTACAGGACTTTGAACATGACAAAGTCAAGATGCAAGGTGTTTCTGCCGCTGATTTTTTCACCTTGTTACGGCAAGCAACATTAGAGGGGTGTTACGCTGACCCGCTATATGGCGGAAACAAAAACATGGACGGCTGGCGTATGAAAGAATTTCCCGGTTCCCAGCCATCGTACACTAATATTATTAGCAACGAGAAATTCGACAAAATTGAACCAATGAGCCTAAAGCAATATCAAGGACATTAA